The following are encoded in a window of Manihot esculenta cultivar AM560-2 chromosome 8, M.esculenta_v8, whole genome shotgun sequence genomic DNA:
- the LOC110621325 gene encoding two-component response regulator-like APRR7 isoform X4, which produces MSVDGDGDKDLRELNHLLQSVNKRVKDGIVSEEQNLAEDCSLEVNGTAENIKDGHGGAPQAPAAALQITQQQQSQGSTVCWERFLHLRSLKVLLVEYDDSTRHVVTALLRNCSYEVIETSNGLQAWKILEDLTNQIDLVLTEVIMPQLSGIGLLCKIMSHRSRKNIPVIMMSSHDSMGLVFRCLSKGAVDFLVKPIRKNELKNLWQHVWRRCHSSSGSGSESGTQTQKSVKSKSVEKSDNDTGSNDEEDNESIGLNLGDGSDNGSGTQSSWTKQAVEVDSPRPVSPWDQIAECPDSTCAQVIHSNAEISDNAIGKDPKKVVPGNLELHLEYQVEDPIKHVDIKQKNVLEREPGKLKEQIDKGQLDLNSEGPSIKLKYEAASLTGFITNTIDPHMNSMDFEASHGHSKISDIKDSSSNDAKETLPFELSLKRLRGVKDVGTTILEDRNVLRRSDSSAFSRYNAASNSNKATGANIKSGCPNDSSLDVTKKGSVCDMQSHSNGDHPNQYSNVGSNNFDLDSTTNHTFTESVILKNKSAVSSTIKYLHPPSTFQPMKGDPLCAPQQILSEKANDVAGTTMLTQTRDTIQELQIPHLNNHYHHLPSMQSQQQQLATEHDDSSLKKMAAAVPHCGSSNLLGGTLEGNGGNYSINGSASGSNHGSNHGSNGQNGSCTAVNAGGTNVESDNGIAGKAGSGDGSGSGSGSGDGNRVDQNKFSQREAALTKFRQKRKERCFRKKEELRNKK; this is translated from the exons ATGAGCGTTGATGGTGATGGTGACAAAGATTTGAGGGAACTAAATCACCTGCTACAAAGTGTGAATAAGAGAGTTAAGGATGGGATTGTAAGTGAGGAGCAAAATTTAGCTGAAGATTGCAGTTTGGAAGTCAATGGCACtgctgaaaacataaaagatgGACATGGAGGGGCTCCTCAGGCCCCTGCAGCTGCACTGCAAATAACACAGCAACAACAATCTCAAGGATCGACAGTTTGTTGGGAGAGGTTTCTCCATTTGAGATCCCTCAAGGTTCTGCTTGTGGAATATGATGATTCTACTCGACATGTTGTCACTGCCCTGCTTCGCAATTGCAGTTATGAAG TTATCGAAACATCAAATGGATTACAAGCATGGAAGATACTAGAAGATTTGACCAATCAAATTGACCTAGTCTTAACTGAGGTAATCATGCCTCAGTTATCTGGTATTGGTCTTTTATGCAAGATTATGAGCCATAGGTCACGCAAGAACATTCCTGTCATCA TGATGTCCTCTCATGATTCCATGGGCTTAGTCTTTAGGTGTTTATCAAAAGGTGCTGTTGATTTTTTAGTGAAGCCTATACGGAAAAATGAACTCAAGAACCTATGGCAGCATGTATGGAGAAGATGCCATAGT TCTAGTGGTAGTGGGAGTGAAAGTGGCACACAGACTCAAAAATCTGTTAAATCAAAAAGTGTTGAGAAGTCTGACAATGACACGGGAAGCAATGATGAAGAGGATAATGAAAGCATTGGTTTAAATCTAGGTGATGGAAGTGACAATGGGAGCGGCACCCAG AGCTCTTGGACGAAACAAGCTGTAGAGGTTGACAGTCCACGGCCAGTGTCTCCTTGGGATCAAATTGCTGAATGTCCTGACAGCACTTGTGCTCAAGTTATCCACTCAAATGCGGAAATATCAG ATAATGCAATTGGTAAAGACCCAAAGAAAGTTGTGCCAGGAAATCTAGAGTTACACCTTGAATACCAAGTTGAGGATCCTATCAAACATGTAGATATAAAACAGAAGAATGTTCTAGAGAGGGAACCCGGTAAACTCAAGGAGCAAATTGACAAGGGACAGCTAGACCTCAACAGTGAGGGTCCATCAATCAAATTAAAGTATGAAGCTGCTAGTCTGACAGGTTTCATCACAAACACTATTGATCCCCATATGAATAGCATGGATTTTGAGGCTTCACATGGACATTCCAAGATCTCAGATATAAAAGATAGCTCCTCTAATGATGCTAAAGAAACACTGCCCTTTGAACTTAGTTTAAAAAGACTTAGAGGAGTTAAGGATGTAGGGACCACAATTCTGGAAGATCGTAATGTCTTGAGACGTTCAGACTCATCAGCTTTTTCTAG GTACAATGCagcctcaaattcaaataagGCTACTGGTGCAAACATTAAGAGTGGTTGCCCAAATGATTCTAGTTTAGATGTTACCAAAAAAGGATCAGTTTGTGATATGCAATCTCATTCAAATGGTGATCACCCTAATCAATACTCAAATGTTGGTAGCAATAATTTTGATTTGGATTCCACAACAAATCACACTTTTACCGAGTCAGTCATCTTGAAAAATAAGTCAGCTGTATCATCCACAATCAAATATTTGCATCCACCTTCTACTTTCCAGCCAATGAAAGGTGACCCACTATGTGCTCCTCAGCAGATTTTATCAGAGAAAGCTAATGATGTAGCTGGTACAACAATGCTAACTCAAACAAGAGACACCATTCAGGAACTCCAAATTCCGCACCTTAATAACCATTATCATCATCTTCCCAGCATGCAATCACAACAGCAACAGTTGGCAACTGAGCATGATGATTCATCATTGAAGAAAATGGCTGCAGCTGTTCCACATTGTGGGTCCTCCAATTTGTTGGGTGGGACTCTTGAAGGTAATGGTGGCAATTACAGTATCAATGGAAGTGCTTCAGGTAGTAACCACGGAAGTAACCATGGGAGTAATGGACAAAATGGGAGTTGCACTGCAGTCAATGCTGGGGGGACTAATGTAGAAAGTGATAATGGGATTGCTGGTAAAGCTGGAAGTGGTGATGGTAGTGGGAGTGGGAGTGGAAGTGGGGATGGAAACCGAGTAGATCAGAACAAGTTTTCTCAGAGAGAAGCTGCCTTGACCAAATTTCGACAGAAAAGAAAGGAGAGATGCTTCAGAAAAAAG GAAGAGTTGAGGAACAAGAAATGA
- the LOC110621325 gene encoding two-component response regulator-like APRR7 isoform X1 has protein sequence MSVDGDGDKDLRELNHLLQSVNKRVKDGIVSEEQNLAEDCSLEVNGTAENIKDGHGGAPQAPAAALQITQQQQSQGSTVCWERFLHLRSLKVLLVEYDDSTRHVVTALLRNCSYEVIETSNGLQAWKILEDLTNQIDLVLTEVIMPQLSGIGLLCKIMSHRSRKNIPVIMMSSHDSMGLVFRCLSKGAVDFLVKPIRKNELKNLWQHVWRRCHSSSGSGSESGTQTQKSVKSKSVEKSDNDTGSNDEEDNESIGLNLGDGSDNGSGTQSSWTKQAVEVDSPRPVSPWDQIAECPDSTCAQVIHSNAEISDNAIGKDPKKVVPGNLELHLEYQVEDPIKHVDIKQKNVLEREPGKLKEQIDKGQLDLNSEGPSIKLKYEAASLTGFITNTIDPHMNSMDFEASHGHSKISDIKDSSSNDAKETLPFELSLKRLRGVKDVGTTILEDRNVLRRSDSSAFSRYNAASNSNKATGANIKSGCPNDSSLDVTKKGSVCDMQSHSNGDHPNQYSNVGSNNFDLDSTTNHTFTESVILKNKSAVSSTIKYLHPPSTFQPMKGDPLCAPQQILSEKANDVAGTTMLTQTRDTIQELQIPHLNNHYHHLPSMQSQQQQLATEHDDSSLKKMAAAVPHCGSSNLLGGTLEGNGGNYSINGSASGSNHGSNHGSNGQNGSCTAVNAGGTNVESDNGIAGKAGSGDGSGSGSGSGDGNRVDQNKFSQREAALTKFRQKRKERCFRKKVRYQSRKKLAEQRPRVRGQFVRQTANESTSRATES, from the exons ATGAGCGTTGATGGTGATGGTGACAAAGATTTGAGGGAACTAAATCACCTGCTACAAAGTGTGAATAAGAGAGTTAAGGATGGGATTGTAAGTGAGGAGCAAAATTTAGCTGAAGATTGCAGTTTGGAAGTCAATGGCACtgctgaaaacataaaagatgGACATGGAGGGGCTCCTCAGGCCCCTGCAGCTGCACTGCAAATAACACAGCAACAACAATCTCAAGGATCGACAGTTTGTTGGGAGAGGTTTCTCCATTTGAGATCCCTCAAGGTTCTGCTTGTGGAATATGATGATTCTACTCGACATGTTGTCACTGCCCTGCTTCGCAATTGCAGTTATGAAG TTATCGAAACATCAAATGGATTACAAGCATGGAAGATACTAGAAGATTTGACCAATCAAATTGACCTAGTCTTAACTGAGGTAATCATGCCTCAGTTATCTGGTATTGGTCTTTTATGCAAGATTATGAGCCATAGGTCACGCAAGAACATTCCTGTCATCA TGATGTCCTCTCATGATTCCATGGGCTTAGTCTTTAGGTGTTTATCAAAAGGTGCTGTTGATTTTTTAGTGAAGCCTATACGGAAAAATGAACTCAAGAACCTATGGCAGCATGTATGGAGAAGATGCCATAGT TCTAGTGGTAGTGGGAGTGAAAGTGGCACACAGACTCAAAAATCTGTTAAATCAAAAAGTGTTGAGAAGTCTGACAATGACACGGGAAGCAATGATGAAGAGGATAATGAAAGCATTGGTTTAAATCTAGGTGATGGAAGTGACAATGGGAGCGGCACCCAG AGCTCTTGGACGAAACAAGCTGTAGAGGTTGACAGTCCACGGCCAGTGTCTCCTTGGGATCAAATTGCTGAATGTCCTGACAGCACTTGTGCTCAAGTTATCCACTCAAATGCGGAAATATCAG ATAATGCAATTGGTAAAGACCCAAAGAAAGTTGTGCCAGGAAATCTAGAGTTACACCTTGAATACCAAGTTGAGGATCCTATCAAACATGTAGATATAAAACAGAAGAATGTTCTAGAGAGGGAACCCGGTAAACTCAAGGAGCAAATTGACAAGGGACAGCTAGACCTCAACAGTGAGGGTCCATCAATCAAATTAAAGTATGAAGCTGCTAGTCTGACAGGTTTCATCACAAACACTATTGATCCCCATATGAATAGCATGGATTTTGAGGCTTCACATGGACATTCCAAGATCTCAGATATAAAAGATAGCTCCTCTAATGATGCTAAAGAAACACTGCCCTTTGAACTTAGTTTAAAAAGACTTAGAGGAGTTAAGGATGTAGGGACCACAATTCTGGAAGATCGTAATGTCTTGAGACGTTCAGACTCATCAGCTTTTTCTAG GTACAATGCagcctcaaattcaaataagGCTACTGGTGCAAACATTAAGAGTGGTTGCCCAAATGATTCTAGTTTAGATGTTACCAAAAAAGGATCAGTTTGTGATATGCAATCTCATTCAAATGGTGATCACCCTAATCAATACTCAAATGTTGGTAGCAATAATTTTGATTTGGATTCCACAACAAATCACACTTTTACCGAGTCAGTCATCTTGAAAAATAAGTCAGCTGTATCATCCACAATCAAATATTTGCATCCACCTTCTACTTTCCAGCCAATGAAAGGTGACCCACTATGTGCTCCTCAGCAGATTTTATCAGAGAAAGCTAATGATGTAGCTGGTACAACAATGCTAACTCAAACAAGAGACACCATTCAGGAACTCCAAATTCCGCACCTTAATAACCATTATCATCATCTTCCCAGCATGCAATCACAACAGCAACAGTTGGCAACTGAGCATGATGATTCATCATTGAAGAAAATGGCTGCAGCTGTTCCACATTGTGGGTCCTCCAATTTGTTGGGTGGGACTCTTGAAGGTAATGGTGGCAATTACAGTATCAATGGAAGTGCTTCAGGTAGTAACCACGGAAGTAACCATGGGAGTAATGGACAAAATGGGAGTTGCACTGCAGTCAATGCTGGGGGGACTAATGTAGAAAGTGATAATGGGATTGCTGGTAAAGCTGGAAGTGGTGATGGTAGTGGGAGTGGGAGTGGAAGTGGGGATGGAAACCGAGTAGATCAGAACAAGTTTTCTCAGAGAGAAGCTGCCTTGACCAAATTTCGACAGAAAAGAAAGGAGAGATGCTTCAGAAAAAAG GTTCGGTACCAAAGCAGGAAGAAATTAGCTGAGCAACGACCGCGTGTGCGGGGACAATTCGTGCGGCAGACAGCAAATGAGAGCACAAGCAGAGCAACCGAGAGCTAA
- the LOC110621325 gene encoding two-component response regulator-like APRR7 isoform X2 has protein sequence MSVDGDGDKDLRELNHLLQSVNKRVKDGIVSEEQNLAEDCSLEVNGTAENIKDGHGGAPQAPAAALQITQQQQSQGSTVCWERFLHLRSLKVLLVEYDDSTRHVVTALLRNCSYEVIETSNGLQAWKILEDLTNQIDLVLTEVIMPQLSGIGLLCKIMSHRSRKNIPVIIFRCLSKGAVDFLVKPIRKNELKNLWQHVWRRCHSSSGSGSESGTQTQKSVKSKSVEKSDNDTGSNDEEDNESIGLNLGDGSDNGSGTQSSWTKQAVEVDSPRPVSPWDQIAECPDSTCAQVIHSNAEISDNAIGKDPKKVVPGNLELHLEYQVEDPIKHVDIKQKNVLEREPGKLKEQIDKGQLDLNSEGPSIKLKYEAASLTGFITNTIDPHMNSMDFEASHGHSKISDIKDSSSNDAKETLPFELSLKRLRGVKDVGTTILEDRNVLRRSDSSAFSRYNAASNSNKATGANIKSGCPNDSSLDVTKKGSVCDMQSHSNGDHPNQYSNVGSNNFDLDSTTNHTFTESVILKNKSAVSSTIKYLHPPSTFQPMKGDPLCAPQQILSEKANDVAGTTMLTQTRDTIQELQIPHLNNHYHHLPSMQSQQQQLATEHDDSSLKKMAAAVPHCGSSNLLGGTLEGNGGNYSINGSASGSNHGSNHGSNGQNGSCTAVNAGGTNVESDNGIAGKAGSGDGSGSGSGSGDGNRVDQNKFSQREAALTKFRQKRKERCFRKKVRYQSRKKLAEQRPRVRGQFVRQTANESTSRATES, from the exons ATGAGCGTTGATGGTGATGGTGACAAAGATTTGAGGGAACTAAATCACCTGCTACAAAGTGTGAATAAGAGAGTTAAGGATGGGATTGTAAGTGAGGAGCAAAATTTAGCTGAAGATTGCAGTTTGGAAGTCAATGGCACtgctgaaaacataaaagatgGACATGGAGGGGCTCCTCAGGCCCCTGCAGCTGCACTGCAAATAACACAGCAACAACAATCTCAAGGATCGACAGTTTGTTGGGAGAGGTTTCTCCATTTGAGATCCCTCAAGGTTCTGCTTGTGGAATATGATGATTCTACTCGACATGTTGTCACTGCCCTGCTTCGCAATTGCAGTTATGAAG TTATCGAAACATCAAATGGATTACAAGCATGGAAGATACTAGAAGATTTGACCAATCAAATTGACCTAGTCTTAACTGAGGTAATCATGCCTCAGTTATCTGGTATTGGTCTTTTATGCAAGATTATGAGCCATAGGTCACGCAAGAACATTCCTGTCATCA TCTTTAGGTGTTTATCAAAAGGTGCTGTTGATTTTTTAGTGAAGCCTATACGGAAAAATGAACTCAAGAACCTATGGCAGCATGTATGGAGAAGATGCCATAGT TCTAGTGGTAGTGGGAGTGAAAGTGGCACACAGACTCAAAAATCTGTTAAATCAAAAAGTGTTGAGAAGTCTGACAATGACACGGGAAGCAATGATGAAGAGGATAATGAAAGCATTGGTTTAAATCTAGGTGATGGAAGTGACAATGGGAGCGGCACCCAG AGCTCTTGGACGAAACAAGCTGTAGAGGTTGACAGTCCACGGCCAGTGTCTCCTTGGGATCAAATTGCTGAATGTCCTGACAGCACTTGTGCTCAAGTTATCCACTCAAATGCGGAAATATCAG ATAATGCAATTGGTAAAGACCCAAAGAAAGTTGTGCCAGGAAATCTAGAGTTACACCTTGAATACCAAGTTGAGGATCCTATCAAACATGTAGATATAAAACAGAAGAATGTTCTAGAGAGGGAACCCGGTAAACTCAAGGAGCAAATTGACAAGGGACAGCTAGACCTCAACAGTGAGGGTCCATCAATCAAATTAAAGTATGAAGCTGCTAGTCTGACAGGTTTCATCACAAACACTATTGATCCCCATATGAATAGCATGGATTTTGAGGCTTCACATGGACATTCCAAGATCTCAGATATAAAAGATAGCTCCTCTAATGATGCTAAAGAAACACTGCCCTTTGAACTTAGTTTAAAAAGACTTAGAGGAGTTAAGGATGTAGGGACCACAATTCTGGAAGATCGTAATGTCTTGAGACGTTCAGACTCATCAGCTTTTTCTAG GTACAATGCagcctcaaattcaaataagGCTACTGGTGCAAACATTAAGAGTGGTTGCCCAAATGATTCTAGTTTAGATGTTACCAAAAAAGGATCAGTTTGTGATATGCAATCTCATTCAAATGGTGATCACCCTAATCAATACTCAAATGTTGGTAGCAATAATTTTGATTTGGATTCCACAACAAATCACACTTTTACCGAGTCAGTCATCTTGAAAAATAAGTCAGCTGTATCATCCACAATCAAATATTTGCATCCACCTTCTACTTTCCAGCCAATGAAAGGTGACCCACTATGTGCTCCTCAGCAGATTTTATCAGAGAAAGCTAATGATGTAGCTGGTACAACAATGCTAACTCAAACAAGAGACACCATTCAGGAACTCCAAATTCCGCACCTTAATAACCATTATCATCATCTTCCCAGCATGCAATCACAACAGCAACAGTTGGCAACTGAGCATGATGATTCATCATTGAAGAAAATGGCTGCAGCTGTTCCACATTGTGGGTCCTCCAATTTGTTGGGTGGGACTCTTGAAGGTAATGGTGGCAATTACAGTATCAATGGAAGTGCTTCAGGTAGTAACCACGGAAGTAACCATGGGAGTAATGGACAAAATGGGAGTTGCACTGCAGTCAATGCTGGGGGGACTAATGTAGAAAGTGATAATGGGATTGCTGGTAAAGCTGGAAGTGGTGATGGTAGTGGGAGTGGGAGTGGAAGTGGGGATGGAAACCGAGTAGATCAGAACAAGTTTTCTCAGAGAGAAGCTGCCTTGACCAAATTTCGACAGAAAAGAAAGGAGAGATGCTTCAGAAAAAAG GTTCGGTACCAAAGCAGGAAGAAATTAGCTGAGCAACGACCGCGTGTGCGGGGACAATTCGTGCGGCAGACAGCAAATGAGAGCACAAGCAGAGCAACCGAGAGCTAA
- the LOC110621325 gene encoding two-component response regulator-like APRR7 isoform X3, which yields MSVDGDGDKDLRELNHLLQSVNKRVKDGIVSEEQNLAEDCSLEVNGTAENIKDGHGGAPQAPAAALQITQQQQSQGSTVCWERFLHLRSLKVLLVEYDDSTRHVVTALLRNCSYEVIETSNGLQAWKILEDLTNQIDLVLTEVIMPQLSGIGLLCKIMSHRSRKNIPVIMMSSHDSMGLVFRCLSKGAVDFLVKPIRKNELKNLWQHVWRRCHSSSGSGSESGTQTQKSVKSKSVEKSDNDTGSNDEEDNESIGLNLGDGSDNGSGTQSSWTKQAVEVDSPRPVSPWDQIAECPDSTCAQVIHSNAEISDNAIGKDPKKVVPGNLELHLEYQVEDPIKHVDIKQKNVLEREPGKLKEQIDKGQLDLNSEGPSIKLKYEAASLTGFITNTIDPHMNSMDFEASHGHSKISDIKDSSSNDAKETLPFELSLKRLRGVKDVGTTILEDRNVLRRSDSSAFSRYNAASNSNKATGANIKSGCPNDSSLDVTKKGSVCDMQSHSNGDHPNQYSNVGSNNFDLDSTTNHTFTESVILKNKSAVSSTIKYLHPPSTFQPMKGDPLCAPQQILSEKANDVAGTTMLTQTRDTIQELQIPHLNNHYHHLPSMQSQQQQLATEHDDSSLKKMAAAVPHCGSSNLLGGTLEGNGGNYSINGSASGSNHGSNHGSNGQNGSCTAVNAGGTNVESDNGIAGKAGSGDGSGSGSGSGDGNRVDQNKFSQREAALTKFRQKRKERCFRKKNVHMVVAFKVHMD from the exons ATGAGCGTTGATGGTGATGGTGACAAAGATTTGAGGGAACTAAATCACCTGCTACAAAGTGTGAATAAGAGAGTTAAGGATGGGATTGTAAGTGAGGAGCAAAATTTAGCTGAAGATTGCAGTTTGGAAGTCAATGGCACtgctgaaaacataaaagatgGACATGGAGGGGCTCCTCAGGCCCCTGCAGCTGCACTGCAAATAACACAGCAACAACAATCTCAAGGATCGACAGTTTGTTGGGAGAGGTTTCTCCATTTGAGATCCCTCAAGGTTCTGCTTGTGGAATATGATGATTCTACTCGACATGTTGTCACTGCCCTGCTTCGCAATTGCAGTTATGAAG TTATCGAAACATCAAATGGATTACAAGCATGGAAGATACTAGAAGATTTGACCAATCAAATTGACCTAGTCTTAACTGAGGTAATCATGCCTCAGTTATCTGGTATTGGTCTTTTATGCAAGATTATGAGCCATAGGTCACGCAAGAACATTCCTGTCATCA TGATGTCCTCTCATGATTCCATGGGCTTAGTCTTTAGGTGTTTATCAAAAGGTGCTGTTGATTTTTTAGTGAAGCCTATACGGAAAAATGAACTCAAGAACCTATGGCAGCATGTATGGAGAAGATGCCATAGT TCTAGTGGTAGTGGGAGTGAAAGTGGCACACAGACTCAAAAATCTGTTAAATCAAAAAGTGTTGAGAAGTCTGACAATGACACGGGAAGCAATGATGAAGAGGATAATGAAAGCATTGGTTTAAATCTAGGTGATGGAAGTGACAATGGGAGCGGCACCCAG AGCTCTTGGACGAAACAAGCTGTAGAGGTTGACAGTCCACGGCCAGTGTCTCCTTGGGATCAAATTGCTGAATGTCCTGACAGCACTTGTGCTCAAGTTATCCACTCAAATGCGGAAATATCAG ATAATGCAATTGGTAAAGACCCAAAGAAAGTTGTGCCAGGAAATCTAGAGTTACACCTTGAATACCAAGTTGAGGATCCTATCAAACATGTAGATATAAAACAGAAGAATGTTCTAGAGAGGGAACCCGGTAAACTCAAGGAGCAAATTGACAAGGGACAGCTAGACCTCAACAGTGAGGGTCCATCAATCAAATTAAAGTATGAAGCTGCTAGTCTGACAGGTTTCATCACAAACACTATTGATCCCCATATGAATAGCATGGATTTTGAGGCTTCACATGGACATTCCAAGATCTCAGATATAAAAGATAGCTCCTCTAATGATGCTAAAGAAACACTGCCCTTTGAACTTAGTTTAAAAAGACTTAGAGGAGTTAAGGATGTAGGGACCACAATTCTGGAAGATCGTAATGTCTTGAGACGTTCAGACTCATCAGCTTTTTCTAG GTACAATGCagcctcaaattcaaataagGCTACTGGTGCAAACATTAAGAGTGGTTGCCCAAATGATTCTAGTTTAGATGTTACCAAAAAAGGATCAGTTTGTGATATGCAATCTCATTCAAATGGTGATCACCCTAATCAATACTCAAATGTTGGTAGCAATAATTTTGATTTGGATTCCACAACAAATCACACTTTTACCGAGTCAGTCATCTTGAAAAATAAGTCAGCTGTATCATCCACAATCAAATATTTGCATCCACCTTCTACTTTCCAGCCAATGAAAGGTGACCCACTATGTGCTCCTCAGCAGATTTTATCAGAGAAAGCTAATGATGTAGCTGGTACAACAATGCTAACTCAAACAAGAGACACCATTCAGGAACTCCAAATTCCGCACCTTAATAACCATTATCATCATCTTCCCAGCATGCAATCACAACAGCAACAGTTGGCAACTGAGCATGATGATTCATCATTGAAGAAAATGGCTGCAGCTGTTCCACATTGTGGGTCCTCCAATTTGTTGGGTGGGACTCTTGAAGGTAATGGTGGCAATTACAGTATCAATGGAAGTGCTTCAGGTAGTAACCACGGAAGTAACCATGGGAGTAATGGACAAAATGGGAGTTGCACTGCAGTCAATGCTGGGGGGACTAATGTAGAAAGTGATAATGGGATTGCTGGTAAAGCTGGAAGTGGTGATGGTAGTGGGAGTGGGAGTGGAAGTGGGGATGGAAACCGAGTAGATCAGAACAAGTTTTCTCAGAGAGAAGCTGCCTTGACCAAATTTCGACAGAAAAGAAAGGAGAGATGCTTCAGAAAAAAG AATGTTCACATGGTTGTGGCTTTTAAGGTTCATATGGATTAG
- the LOC110621323 gene encoding thioredoxin-like protein AAED1, chloroplastic codes for MAVSQSTAFSPKIPQPSVISTTLSTPLFQEAASTGHRCRSIKFLTERQRPIVCSAISGSRGNETSSLVGANLLETVKVFDLDGNGIPVSDLWKDRKAVVAFARYFGCVLCRKRADYLAAKKDIMDASGVALVLIGPGSVDQAKTFFEQTKFKGEVYADPNHSSYEALKFVSGVLTTFTPKAGLKIIQSYILRQYSLTWKSIDKTGNFHLKGDCVQSGWQQGGIIVVGPGKTNISYIHKDREAGDDPDIEDILEACCS; via the exons ATGGCGGTTTCTCAGTCCACCGCTTTCTCACCGAAAATACCCCAACCCAGTGTCATCAGCACAACACTTTCGACGCCTCTGTTTCAAGAAGCCGCATCAACGGGCCACCGCTGCAGATCAATTAAATTCTTGACCGAGCGTCAAAGACCCATCGTCTGCTCTGCAATCTCGGGATCTCGCG GAAATGAAACTTCGAGTTTGGTGGGCGCGAATTTACTGGAGACGGTTAAGGTGTTCGATTTGGATGGAAATGGAATTCCAGTTTCAGATTTATGGAAAGACAGGAAAGCTGTTGTTGCCTTTGCCCGTTATTTTGG ATGTGTCCTTTGTAGAAAACGCGCTGACTATCTTGCTGCCAAGAAG GACATAATGGATGCATCCGGCGTGGCACTTGTTTTAATTGGACCTGGAAGCGTAGATCAG GCAAAAACATTCTTTGAGCAAACTAAATTCAAAGGAG AAGTTTATGCAGATCCTAACCACTCATCATATGAGGCACTAAAATTCGTTTCTGGGGTTTTGACCACATTTACTCCTAAA GCAGGTCTTAAGATAATACAGTCTTACATCTTAAGACAATACAGTCTTACATGGAAGAGTATCGACAAGACTGGAAACTTTCATCTGAAAGGAGACTGTGTCCAGAGTGGCTG GCAGCAAGGTGGAATTATAGTTGTAGGTCCTGGTAAAACAAATATCTCATACATCCACAAG